A portion of the Rhodopseudomonas sp. BAL398 genome contains these proteins:
- a CDS encoding SIS domain-containing protein, protein MAISKTTTTKSAMTDHAAAAVESALRTLEAEASGVTTLAAALKSDLGPAFAAAVDLIRNAKGRLIITGLGKSGHIGRKIAATFASTGTPAFFVHASEASHGDLGMITADDVIMAMSWSGEQPEMKNLITYAKRFRIALIAMTADADSTLGKAAHISLTLPKAREACPHNLAPTTSSLTMLALGDALAIALLEGRGFTSVDFSVLHPGGKLGAMLKYARDLMHSGEALPLRPLGTRMSDALVEMSAKGFGCVGIVDARGHVAGIVTDGDLRRHMRADLMTALVDDVMTKNPKTISPDLLAIETLEILNASKITAVIVTVAKKPVGIVHLHDLLRAGVA, encoded by the coding sequence ATGGCCATCTCAAAAACCACAACTACGAAATCCGCAATGACCGACCACGCCGCCGCCGCCGTCGAGTCCGCCCTGCGCACGCTCGAAGCCGAAGCCAGCGGCGTCACCACGCTGGCAGCCGCGCTGAAATCCGATCTCGGCCCGGCCTTCGCCGCCGCGGTCGATCTGATCCGCAACGCCAAGGGCCGGCTGATCATCACCGGGCTCGGCAAGTCGGGCCATATCGGCCGCAAGATCGCCGCGACCTTCGCCTCGACCGGGACCCCGGCGTTCTTCGTCCATGCCTCCGAGGCCAGCCACGGCGATCTCGGCATGATCACCGCCGACGACGTCATCATGGCGATGTCGTGGTCCGGCGAGCAGCCCGAGATGAAGAACCTGATTACCTACGCCAAGCGCTTCCGGATCGCGCTGATCGCGATGACGGCGGATGCGGATTCGACGCTCGGCAAGGCCGCCCATATTTCGCTGACGCTGCCGAAGGCGCGCGAGGCCTGTCCGCATAATCTGGCGCCGACCACCTCGTCGCTGACCATGCTGGCGCTCGGCGACGCGCTGGCGATCGCGCTGCTGGAAGGTCGCGGCTTCACCTCAGTCGATTTCAGCGTGCTGCATCCCGGCGGCAAGCTCGGCGCGATGCTGAAATACGCCCGCGACCTGATGCATAGCGGCGAGGCGCTGCCGCTGCGGCCGCTCGGCACGCGGATGTCGGACGCGCTGGTGGAAATGTCGGCCAAGGGCTTCGGCTGCGTCGGCATCGTCGACGCCCGCGGCCACGTCGCCGGCATCGTCACCGACGGCGATTTGCGCCGTCACATGCGGGCCGATCTGATGACCGCGCTGGTCGACGACGTGATGACGAAGAATCCCAAGACCATCAGCCCGGACCTGCTCGCCATCGAGACGCTCGAGATCCTGAATGCGTCGAAGATCACCGCGGTCATCGTCACGGTGGCGAAAAAGCCGGTCGGCATCGTCCATCTGCACGATCTGCTGCGCGCCGGCGTGGCGTAG
- a CDS encoding outer membrane beta-barrel protein → MTSGPATGRHRRAACLRVALACLGLVAIDHVPASAQRLTADLLRPVRGGFVAPQDLPLRKTDDPAIDDPLDNTVRIPETAAPSRIGNIPTYGTAAAAGSGTAEIGYDSLNRKRRKPKYYPGAPKPKPAPGPGTAVVDPAPRLLTGPPSARANKAPVSAALAGTAVGQPTRRRLKADTDPFGAVGDYAGSFLVKSAIELRGGYDSNPGRVSSNPKGAGFYVVAPELMVTSDWDRHALVADLRGSYTGYAGALPSTNPGVQSAPINLDRPDFTGHIDGRIDVSRDTRLLGEARLRLSTDNPGSPNIEAGLAKYPIFTTTGGSFGIDQNFNRLQVTVVGNVDRTVYQNSRLTDGTTDSNADRNFNQYGGAGRVSYEVLPWLKPFVEVEGDTRVHDTAVDRGGYQRDSSGGYAMAGTSFELTRLLTGEASIGYATRTYSDPRLQKLTGLLTSGSLIWTVTPLTTAKFIATSSVDESTLAGVSGVLSRSYTAEVDHDFRRWLTAIGRFTWGSLDYQGSSRYETFHSISGDLVYKLNRTVQVNAQVRHEWLDSNVAGSSNKATIVMLGVRLQN, encoded by the coding sequence GTGACCTCGGGTCCAGCCACGGGCCGCCACCGCCGCGCAGCTTGCCTTCGCGTCGCATTGGCATGTCTGGGCCTGGTGGCGATCGATCACGTTCCGGCGTCCGCGCAACGCCTGACCGCCGACCTGCTGCGCCCGGTGCGCGGCGGTTTCGTTGCCCCGCAGGATCTGCCGCTGCGCAAGACCGACGATCCCGCCATCGACGACCCGCTCGATAACACCGTGCGGATCCCGGAGACGGCGGCGCCGTCGCGGATCGGCAACATCCCGACCTATGGCACCGCCGCGGCCGCGGGCTCCGGCACCGCCGAGATCGGCTATGATTCGCTCAACCGCAAACGCCGCAAGCCGAAATATTACCCCGGCGCGCCGAAGCCCAAACCGGCTCCCGGACCCGGTACGGCGGTGGTGGACCCGGCGCCGCGGCTGCTGACGGGGCCGCCATCGGCGCGCGCCAACAAGGCGCCGGTCTCGGCCGCCTTGGCCGGCACCGCGGTCGGCCAGCCGACGCGCCGCCGGCTCAAAGCCGATACCGACCCGTTCGGCGCGGTCGGCGACTATGCCGGCAGCTTCCTGGTCAAATCCGCAATCGAACTGCGCGGCGGCTATGACAGCAATCCCGGCCGGGTGTCGTCCAATCCGAAGGGGGCGGGGTTCTACGTCGTCGCGCCCGAACTGATGGTGACGTCGGACTGGGACCGCCATGCGCTGGTCGCCGATCTGCGCGGCTCCTATACCGGCTATGCCGGCGCGCTGCCGTCGACCAATCCCGGCGTGCAGTCGGCGCCGATCAATCTCGACCGTCCCGATTTCACCGGCCACATCGACGGCCGGATCGACGTCAGCCGCGACACCAGGCTGCTCGGCGAGGCCAGGCTGCGGCTGTCGACCGACAATCCCGGCAGCCCCAACATCGAGGCTGGCCTCGCCAAATATCCGATCTTCACCACCACCGGCGGGTCGTTCGGTATCGACCAGAATTTCAACCGGCTGCAGGTCACGGTGGTCGGCAATGTCGATCGCACCGTGTACCAGAACTCGCGCCTGACCGACGGCACCACCGACAGCAATGCCGACCGCAACTTCAACCAATATGGCGGCGCCGGCCGCGTCAGCTACGAGGTGCTGCCCTGGCTGAAGCCATTCGTCGAGGTGGAGGGCGATACCCGCGTCCACGACACCGCGGTCGATCGCGGCGGTTACCAGCGCGATTCCAGCGGCGGCTATGCGATGGCGGGCACCAGTTTCGAACTGACCCGGCTCCTGACCGGCGAAGCCTCGATCGGCTATGCCACCCGGACCTATAGCGACCCGCGGCTGCAGAAACTGACCGGCCTATTGACCAGCGGCTCGCTGATCTGGACGGTGACGCCGCTGACCACGGCGAAATTCATCGCCACCAGTTCGGTCGACGAGTCCACACTGGCCGGGGTCTCGGGCGTGCTGTCGCGCAGCTACACCGCCGAGGTCGATCATGATTTCCGCCGCTGGCTGACCGCGATCGGCCGCTTCACCTGGGGCTCGCTCGATTATCAGGGCTCCAGCCGCTACGAGACCTTCCATTCGATCTCGGGCGACCTAGTCTACAAGCTCAACCGCACCGTCCAGGTCAATGCGCAGGTCCGCCACGAATGGCTCGACTCCAACGTCGCCGGCTCCAGCAACAAAGCCACAATCGTCATGCTCGGCGTCCGCCTGCAGAACTGA
- a CDS encoding ABC transporter permease produces the protein MSEISIPPETALPDARLETLVERLRRRARLVLGLRLAVLVILVGGWEFGVRFGLIDPFFFGQPSGIVVKLIDWFRNGTSIGPLWKQIWVTIYEAGAGFLIGAVAGILCGIALGRNQLLSDVFSIYIKVANSIPRVVLGSIFIVALGLGAASKIALAVVMVFFVVFANAFQGVREADKNLIANARILGASDWQMTRAVVIPSAMSWILASLHVSFGFALVGAIVGEFLGAREGMGLLIATAQGSFDSNGVFAAMIVIAVVALAAEWILTLIENRLLTWRPDVNAHE, from the coding sequence ATGAGCGAGATCAGCATTCCGCCCGAGACCGCCCTGCCCGATGCGCGGCTGGAGACGCTGGTGGAGCGGCTGCGGCGGCGGGCGCGGCTGGTACTGGGGCTGCGGCTCGCGGTATTGGTGATCCTGGTCGGCGGCTGGGAATTCGGCGTCCGCTTCGGACTGATCGATCCGTTCTTCTTCGGCCAGCCCTCTGGCATCGTGGTCAAGCTGATCGACTGGTTCCGCAACGGCACCTCGATCGGGCCGCTATGGAAGCAGATCTGGGTGACGATCTATGAGGCCGGCGCCGGCTTCCTGATCGGCGCCGTCGCCGGCATCCTGTGTGGCATCGCGCTCGGGCGCAATCAGCTGCTCTCCGACGTGTTCTCGATCTACATCAAGGTGGCCAATTCGATTCCGCGCGTCGTGCTGGGCTCGATCTTCATCGTCGCGCTCGGCCTCGGCGCTGCCTCGAAGATCGCGCTGGCGGTCGTCATGGTGTTCTTCGTGGTGTTCGCCAATGCGTTCCAGGGCGTCCGCGAGGCCGACAAGAACCTGATCGCCAATGCGCGGATTCTCGGCGCCAGCGACTGGCAGATGACCCGCGCGGTGGTGATCCCCTCGGCGATGTCGTGGATTCTCGCCAGCCTGCATGTCTCGTTCGGCTTCGCGCTGGTCGGCGCCATCGTCGGCGAATTTTTGGGCGCGCGCGAGGGCATGGGCCTGCTGATCGCCACCGCACAGGGCTCGTTCGACAGTAACGGCGTGTTCGCCGCGATGATCGTGATCGCCGTGGTGGCGCTGGCCGCCGAATGGATCCTGACGCTGATCGAGAACCGGCTGCTGACCTGGCGGCCGGACGTCAACGCGCACGAATAG
- a CDS encoding ABC transporter ATP-binding protein gives MTTAPSAIELKHVARRFVTPTGHVLSALEDFDLSIAPGEFMAIVGPTGCGKSTTLGLIAGLARPQAGEVTLFDAPVNGVDRRVGFVFQQDAVFPWRNVLGNVMAGPLFRGVAKAEAEAMARDWIIRVGLKGFEDHHPHQLSGGMRKRVALAQTFINNPQVLLMDEPFSALDVQTRELMQEELLQLWAQAQSAVLFVTHDLDEAILLADRVAVLTTRPARVKSVHTIDLPRPRDVATLRYDERFIAIARKINDDLREEVLRARAGH, from the coding sequence ATGACCACCGCCCCCTCCGCGATCGAACTCAAACATGTCGCCCGGCGCTTCGTGACGCCGACCGGGCATGTGCTGTCGGCGCTGGAGGATTTCGACCTCAGCATCGCGCCCGGTGAGTTCATGGCGATCGTCGGCCCGACCGGCTGCGGCAAGTCGACGACGCTGGGGCTGATCGCCGGGCTGGCGCGGCCGCAGGCCGGCGAGGTGACGCTGTTCGACGCGCCGGTCAACGGCGTCGACCGCCGCGTCGGCTTCGTGTTCCAGCAGGACGCGGTGTTTCCCTGGCGCAATGTGCTCGGCAATGTGATGGCCGGGCCGCTGTTTCGCGGCGTCGCCAAAGCCGAGGCCGAGGCGATGGCGCGCGACTGGATCATCCGGGTCGGGCTGAAGGGGTTCGAGGACCACCACCCACACCAGCTCTCCGGCGGCATGCGCAAGCGGGTAGCGCTGGCGCAGACCTTCATCAACAATCCGCAGGTGCTGCTGATGGACGAGCCGTTCTCCGCGCTCGACGTCCAGACCCGCGAATTGATGCAGGAGGAATTGCTGCAGCTGTGGGCGCAGGCGCAATCCGCGGTGCTGTTCGTCACCCACGATCTCGACGAGGCGATCCTGCTCGCCGATCGCGTCGCGGTGCTGACGACGCGGCCGGCGCGGGTCAAATCGGTGCACACCATCGACCTACCGCGGCCGCGCGACGTCGCCACGCTGCGTTACGACGAGCGCTTCATCGCCATCGCCCGCAAGATCAACGACGATCTGCGCGAGGAAGTGTTGCGCGCGCGGGCGGGGCATTGA
- a CDS encoding ABC transporter substrate-binding protein, protein MRQLLVAILLAASTALPAAAQTPIKIMVGGIDKQIYLPAKLAEGLGFYKEEGLDVQLFNSTSGSQAATALLAREVQGVVGFYDHTIDLQSKGKFITDVVQFAVAPGEVVLVKAADADKLKDPANWKGQALGVTGLGSATDFLTRALAAKAGLKPQDYSLVPVGAGDTFLAAMQQGKIVSGMTTEPTVARALKNGTAKVGIDLRTAQTTRAALGGDYPAACLYMDRGWMEANKATVQKVVNVFVKTLKWMHSHSPEEIAAKMPKDYYAGDLDLYVQGLKDGKAQYSPDGMMPKDAPESVLKVLSSFSPNLKGKTIDLSKTYTTEFVIKANATH, encoded by the coding sequence ATGCGTCAGCTGCTCGTCGCAATCCTGCTTGCCGCCTCCACGGCGCTGCCCGCGGCCGCCCAGACCCCGATCAAGATCATGGTCGGCGGCATCGACAAACAGATCTATCTGCCGGCCAAGCTCGCCGAGGGGCTCGGCTTCTACAAGGAAGAGGGGCTCGACGTCCAATTGTTCAACTCGACCTCGGGCTCGCAGGCCGCGACCGCTTTGCTGGCGCGCGAGGTCCAGGGCGTGGTCGGGTTCTACGATCACACCATCGACCTGCAGTCGAAGGGCAAATTCATCACCGACGTGGTGCAGTTCGCGGTGGCGCCGGGCGAAGTCGTGCTGGTGAAGGCCGCTGACGCCGACAAGCTTAAAGACCCCGCCAATTGGAAGGGCCAGGCCCTCGGCGTCACCGGGCTGGGCTCGGCGACCGACTTTTTGACCCGCGCGCTCGCCGCCAAGGCCGGGTTGAAGCCGCAGGATTATTCGCTGGTGCCGGTCGGCGCCGGCGACACCTTTCTGGCGGCGATGCAGCAGGGCAAGATCGTCTCCGGCATGACCACCGAACCGACGGTGGCGCGCGCGCTGAAGAACGGCACCGCCAAGGTCGGCATCGATTTGCGCACCGCGCAGACCACCCGCGCCGCACTTGGCGGCGACTATCCGGCCGCCTGCCTCTACATGGATCGCGGCTGGATGGAGGCCAACAAGGCCACCGTTCAAAAGGTGGTCAATGTCTTCGTCAAGACGCTGAAATGGATGCACAGCCACTCGCCGGAAGAGATCGCCGCCAAGATGCCGAAGGATTACTACGCCGGCGATCTCGATCTCTATGTCCAGGGCTTGAAAGACGGCAAGGCGCAGTACTCGCCCGACGGCATGATGCCGAAGGACGCGCCGGAATCGGTGTTGAAAGTGCTGTCGAGCTTCTCGCCGAATCTCAAGGGCAAGACCATCGACCTGAGCAAGACCTACACCACCGAATTCGTCATCAAGGCCAACGCGACGCATTGA
- a CDS encoding UTP--glucose-1-phosphate uridylyltransferase, producing MKIRKAVFPVAGLGTRVLPATKAMPKEMLTIVDRPLIQYVVDEAKEAGIEHFIFVTSRNKGMIEDHFDRQFELDMTLKGRNKTAEMEILARDQPEAGAMSFTRQQAPHGLGHAVWCARDIVGNEPFAVVLPDELVLNNPGCLAQMIAAAAKLGDKSNVIAVEEVPDHLTHNYGICGVGARDGNIFEIDGMVEKPPQGTARSNRSISGRYILQPEIFKILETQERGAGNEIQLTDAMIGLSKTQKFYGVEFEGERHDCGSKAGFLRANIAFAMQRDDLREDLRKEMKHYLAQ from the coding sequence ATGAAAATCCGCAAAGCCGTCTTCCCGGTCGCAGGCCTCGGCACCCGCGTTCTCCCCGCCACCAAGGCGATGCCGAAGGAGATGTTGACCATCGTCGACCGGCCCCTGATCCAGTACGTCGTCGATGAAGCCAAGGAAGCCGGCATCGAGCATTTCATCTTCGTCACCAGCCGCAACAAGGGCATGATCGAGGACCATTTCGACCGCCAATTCGAATTGGACATGACGCTGAAGGGCCGCAACAAGACCGCCGAGATGGAAATCCTGGCGCGCGACCAGCCCGAGGCCGGCGCCATGAGCTTCACCCGGCAGCAGGCCCCGCACGGGCTCGGCCACGCGGTGTGGTGCGCCCGCGACATCGTCGGCAATGAGCCCTTCGCGGTGGTGCTGCCGGACGAGCTGGTGCTGAACAATCCCGGCTGCCTGGCGCAGATGATCGCCGCGGCCGCCAAGCTCGGCGACAAGAGCAACGTTATCGCGGTCGAGGAAGTGCCCGACCATCTGACGCATAATTACGGCATCTGCGGCGTCGGCGCGCGCGACGGCAATATTTTCGAAATCGACGGCATGGTGGAAAAGCCGCCGCAGGGCACCGCGCGCTCGAACCGCTCGATCTCGGGCCGCTACATCCTGCAGCCGGAGATCTTCAAGATCCTGGAGACCCAGGAGCGCGGCGCCGGCAACGAGATCCAGCTCACCGATGCCATGATCGGCCTGTCCAAGACGCAGAAATTCTACGGCGTCGAATTCGAGGGCGAGCGCCATGATTGCGGCTCGAAGGCCGGATTCCTGCGCGCCAATATCGCCTTTGCGATGCAGCGCGACGATCTGCGCGAGGATCTGCGCAAGGAAATGAAGCACTATCTGGCGCAATAA
- a CDS encoding alpha/beta fold hydrolase, translating to MTLVSIPANPVPEDAVSGFIRTPDGAELRFARWPPPAGRKGTVCVFTGRGEQIEKYFETVRDLRERGFAVAMIDWRGQGHSSRRLSDPRKGYVHHFADYEIDVETFIREVVLPDCPPPHFALAHSMGGAVMLRIAHSGKRWFDRMVLSAPMIDLPGRATTLPVRLLLGALRLAGQGGRYVPGGNDELTNTGPFVGNQLTSDPVRYARNAAILAEDPTLGIASPTVAWADTAFRAMHGFKATDYPSRIRQPLLMLAASSDSVVSTPAIEEFAYHLRAGSHLVIAGAKHEILQEQDRYRGQFWAAFDAFVPGTPLF from the coding sequence ATGACGCTTGTCTCGATTCCCGCCAACCCGGTTCCGGAAGATGCCGTTTCCGGCTTCATCCGAACGCCCGACGGCGCCGAATTGCGGTTCGCGCGCTGGCCGCCGCCGGCCGGCCGCAAGGGCACGGTCTGCGTCTTCACCGGCCGCGGCGAGCAGATCGAGAAATATTTCGAGACGGTGCGCGACCTGCGCGAGCGCGGCTTCGCGGTGGCGATGATCGACTGGCGCGGCCAGGGCCATTCGTCGCGGCGGCTGAGCGACCCGCGCAAGGGTTATGTCCACCACTTCGCCGATTACGAAATCGACGTCGAGACCTTCATCCGCGAGGTGGTGCTGCCGGATTGCCCGCCGCCGCATTTCGCGCTGGCGCATTCGATGGGCGGCGCGGTGATGCTGCGGATCGCGCATTCCGGCAAGCGCTGGTTCGACCGCATGGTGCTGTCGGCGCCGATGATCGACCTGCCCGGCCGCGCCACCACTCTGCCGGTGCGGTTGCTGCTCGGCGCGCTGCGGCTCGCCGGCCAGGGCGGCCGCTACGTCCCCGGCGGCAATGACGAGCTGACCAATACCGGGCCGTTCGTCGGCAACCAGCTGACCAGCGATCCGGTGCGCTACGCCCGCAACGCCGCGATCCTCGCCGAGGACCCGACGCTCGGCATCGCCTCGCCGACCGTGGCATGGGCCGATACCGCGTTCCGGGCGATGCACGGCTTCAAGGCCACCGACTATCCCTCGCGAATCCGGCAGCCGCTGCTGATGCTGGCCGCCAGCAGCGACAGCGTAGTCTCCACCCCGGCGATCGAGGAATTCGCCTATCATCTGCGCGCCGGCTCGCATCTGGTGATCGCCGGCGCCAAGCATGAGATCCTGCAGGAGCAGGATCGCTATCGCGGCCAGTTCTGGGCCGCGTTCGACGCCTTCGTACCGGGGACGCCGTTATTCTGA
- a CDS encoding Hsp20 family protein, translating into MRTFDLTPFYRSTVGFDRLFSLLDQASGDGASPGYPPYNIERSGENDYRITVAVSGFSQDELSIVAKENTLTIKGEKAANDAGSKGGEVLYRGIAARAFERAFQLADYVTVKNASLENGLLHVDLVREIPEAKKPRSIPISAPAAAAPQVIEGSKQAA; encoded by the coding sequence ATGCGTACTTTCGATCTGACCCCGTTTTATCGCTCCACCGTCGGCTTCGACCGGCTGTTTTCGCTGCTCGACCAGGCCTCCGGCGATGGCGCGTCTCCCGGCTATCCACCCTATAACATCGAGCGGTCCGGCGAGAACGATTACCGCATCACCGTAGCGGTCTCCGGCTTTTCGCAGGATGAGCTCTCGATCGTCGCCAAGGAGAACACCCTGACGATCAAGGGCGAGAAAGCCGCCAATGATGCCGGAAGCAAGGGTGGCGAGGTGCTGTATCGCGGCATCGCCGCGCGCGCCTTCGAACGCGCCTTCCAGCTCGCCGATTATGTGACGGTGAAAAATGCCAGCCTCGAAAACGGCCTGCTGCATGTCGATCTCGTCCGCGAGATCCCCGAGGCCAAGAAGCCCCGCAGCATTCCGATCTCCGCGCCGGCTGCCGCCGCGCCGCAGGTGATCGAGGGCAGCAAGCAGGCCGCCTGA
- a CDS encoding alpha/beta fold hydrolase — translation MTRFHIMTAMAAGLFAATFGAAAADAATPAPVPARNVVLVHGAWADGSSWAQVIPRLQAAGLHVTAVQNPLSSLQDSVAATRRALALQDGPTVLVGHSWAGTVISEVGSDPKVTALVYVAARAPDAGEDFVALSGKFPTGAVRAGIQTRDGYTQLSEDAFLKYFANGIDHQTAEVLFATQGATAAALFGDRTTVAAWHAKPTFYAVSKQDHTIDPDFERFLAKRMNATTIEVDAGHLAMVSHPKEIADLILAAAGQRD, via the coding sequence ATGACGAGATTTCACATCATGACGGCCATGGCCGCGGGCTTGTTTGCCGCAACGTTTGGTGCCGCAGCGGCTGACGCCGCGACCCCGGCGCCGGTGCCGGCGCGCAATGTGGTGTTGGTGCACGGGGCCTGGGCCGACGGCTCGAGCTGGGCCCAAGTGATCCCGCGGCTGCAGGCCGCGGGCCTGCACGTCACCGCGGTGCAGAATCCGCTGTCCTCGCTGCAGGACTCCGTCGCCGCCACCCGTCGCGCGCTGGCGCTGCAGGACGGCCCCACGGTGCTGGTCGGGCATTCCTGGGCCGGCACCGTGATCAGCGAGGTCGGCAGCGATCCGAAGGTGACGGCGTTGGTCTATGTCGCCGCGCGTGCCCCCGACGCCGGCGAGGATTTCGTTGCGCTCTCCGGTAAGTTCCCCACCGGTGCGGTGCGCGCCGGCATCCAGACCCGCGACGGCTATACCCAGCTGTCCGAGGACGCGTTCTTGAAGTATTTTGCCAATGGTATCGACCACCAGACCGCGGAAGTGCTGTTCGCGACACAGGGCGCCACTGCGGCCGCCCTGTTCGGCGACCGCACCACGGTTGCGGCCTGGCACGCTAAGCCGACATTCTATGCTGTCTCGAAGCAGGACCACACCATCGATCCCGATTTCGAACGCTTCCTTGCCAAGCGCATGAACGCCACCACCATCGAAGTCGATGCCGGCCACTTGGCGATGGTCTCGCATCCCAAGGAGATCGCCGACCTGATCCTGGCCGCCGCCGGCCAGCGCGACTGA